A genomic region of Gammaproteobacteria bacterium contains the following coding sequences:
- the argH gene encoding argininosuccinate lyase: MSIDKDKPWSGRFVERIDAFVEEFTTSVGFDRRLYACDIEGSRAHSRTLAKVGVISEAECGQLLSGLDTVQAEIERGEFVWKAALEDVHMNIEARLTEMLGEVGKKLHTGRSRNDQVATDLRLYLRAEIGAIQREIRRLQRALLEVASRHTETIMPGFTHLQVAQPIVLGHHLLAWFEMLERDHARLADCQSRVNVMPLGSGALAGTSYPLDRSYTAALLGFTRPSDNSLDAVSDRDFAIEFCADGALVMLHLSRIAEEMILWNSPQFRYIELPDRFCTGSSMMPQKKNPDVPELVRGKTGRVYGSLMALLTVMKSQPLAYNKDNQEDKEPIFDTVDTLQDCLRAFADMVPAIEFNKAAMRAAVDRGYATATDLADYLVRKGVVFRDAHEIVGQAVRMAIDQVAPLGALSLDQLQKLSPKIGGDVFAVLVPEGSVASRNLLGGTSPAQVRSQIESARARLGGAS, encoded by the coding sequence AGGATAAACCCTGGAGCGGTCGCTTCGTCGAACGAATTGATGCGTTTGTCGAGGAATTCACCACTTCCGTCGGGTTCGACCGGCGGTTGTACGCTTGCGATATCGAGGGTTCGCGCGCGCATTCGCGCACCCTGGCGAAGGTGGGTGTTATCAGCGAGGCGGAATGTGGGCAGTTGCTCAGTGGTCTGGACACCGTTCAGGCCGAGATCGAGCGCGGTGAGTTCGTCTGGAAAGCAGCGCTGGAAGATGTCCATATGAACATCGAGGCGCGTCTGACTGAAATGCTCGGCGAGGTCGGAAAAAAGTTGCACACGGGCCGCTCCCGCAACGATCAGGTCGCGACCGATCTGCGCCTGTACCTGCGCGCTGAGATCGGCGCGATTCAGAGAGAGATCCGGCGCCTGCAACGCGCTTTGCTGGAAGTGGCGTCCCGGCACACTGAGACGATCATGCCGGGGTTTACGCATCTGCAGGTGGCGCAACCCATCGTGCTTGGCCATCATCTGCTAGCGTGGTTCGAGATGCTGGAGCGCGACCACGCGCGGCTGGCTGACTGCCAGTCGCGCGTCAACGTCATGCCGCTCGGCTCGGGCGCACTGGCGGGCACCAGCTATCCTCTCGATCGCTCCTACACCGCGGCACTGCTGGGCTTTACGCGACCCTCCGACAACTCCCTGGACGCAGTGTCCGATCGCGATTTTGCGATTGAATTCTGCGCTGACGGCGCACTGGTCATGCTGCACCTCTCGCGCATCGCCGAGGAAATGATTCTGTGGAACTCGCCACAGTTTCGATATATCGAGCTGCCTGACCGATTCTGCACGGGATCGAGCATGATGCCGCAGAAGAAAAACCCCGATGTGCCGGAGCTGGTGCGCGGCAAGACCGGGCGCGTGTACGGCAGTTTAATGGCGTTGCTCACAGTCATGAAAAGTCAGCCGCTCGCGTACAACAAGGACAACCAGGAAGACAAGGAGCCGATCTTCGACACGGTGGATACGCTGCAAGATTGTCTGCGAGCGTTCGCGGACATGGTGCCGGCAATCGAATTCAACAAGGCCGCAATGCGTGCTGCGGTCGACCGGGGTTACGCCACAGCCACCGATCTCGCCGATTACCTGGTGCGCAAGGGCGTCGTATTCCGGGACGCTCACGAAATCGTCGGGCAGGCAGTCAGGATGGCAATCGATCAGGTCGCGCCGCTCGGCGCACTCAGTCTCGATCAGCTGCAAAAGCTATCTCCGAAAATCGGTGGCGACGTGTTTGCCGTGCTTGTGCCGGAAGGTTCGGTCGCTTCGCGTAATCTGTTGGGTGGCACATCACCGGCACAGGTGCGTTCGCAGATCGAGTCGGCGCGCGCCCGCCTGGGCGGCGCCAGCTGA